One genomic region from Henningerozyma blattae CBS 6284 chromosome 2, complete genome encodes:
- the NAP1 gene encoding histone chaperone NAP1 (similar to Saccharomyces cerevisiae NAP1 (YKR048C); ancestral locus Anc_1.235), translating to MTEPIKAKPKSSMKIDNAPTPHNTPASVAGSSFLKNGNPLGEAEKREMPVTIDEESKDENGEINSKVMSDQPLFLQSIQDKLDNLIGSNSGYVKTLPVEIKNRIFALKKIQSDLFDMEKEFQIEMFALEEKFLKKYQPLYDYRNEIVNGKSEPSKEEVELGKKLDAEDAENEGLTGADEEDEVNGDVKGVPSFWLTSLDNLPIVTDTITERDSDVLNYLQDIKLEYLNNGEPGFKLIFEFDSSNNEYFKNKELVKTYYYQRELGYSGDFIYDHAEGSKIDWVDNNKNVTVEVEMRKQRNKTTKQVRTIEKITPVESFFNFFDPPKVKSPVLNDEGNEEEDEDEEDDLEQRLALDYSIGEQIKDKLIPRAVDWFTGTALEYEYDNEYEEGEEEYDEEYEEGEGSEDEEGDDMAGAEAPECKQS from the coding sequence ATGACTGAACCAATTAAAGCCAAGCCTAAATCTTCCATGAAGATTGATAATGCTCCTACACCTCATAACACGCCTGCTAGTGTTGCTGGAAGTTCCTTTTTAAAGAATGGTAATCCATTAGGTGAAGCAGAAAAACGCGAGATGCCAGTTACTATTGATGAAGAAAGTAAAGATGAGAATGGTGAGATTAATAGCAAAGTGATGAGTGATCAACCCTTGTTTTTGCAAAGTATTCAAGACAAGTTGGATAATTTGATCGGTAGTAATAGTGGGTACGTCAAGACTTTACCAGTTGAGATTAAAAACCGTATATTTGCATTGAAGAAGATCCAAAgtgatttatttgatatgGAAAAGGAATTCCAAATTGAGATGTTTGCATTGGAagagaaatttttaaagaaatatcaaCCATTATATGACTATCGTAATGAAATAGTTAATGGTAAGAGCGAGCCTTCTAAAGAAGAAGTTGAACTTGGTAAAAAATTGGATGCTGAGGATGCTGAAAATGAGGGACTCACTGGGgctgatgaagaagatgaagtgAATGGAGATGTGAAAGGTGTTCCATCATTTTGGTTGACTTCGTTGGATAATTTACCAATTGTGACAGATACTATCACTGAGCGTGATAGTGAtgttttgaattatttacaagatatcaaattagaatatttgaaCAACGGAGAACCAGGGTTTAAATTGATCTTTGAGTTTGATTCtagtaataatgaatatttcaaaaataaagagTTGGTAAAGAcgtattattatcaaagaGAATTGGGGTATTCTGGAGATTTCATCTACGATCATGCAGAGGGGAGTAAGATTGATTGGGtggataataataagaatgtTACAGTGGAAGTGGAGATGAGAAAACAAAGAAACAAGACGACAAAGCAAGTTCGTACTATTGAGAAAATCACACCTGTGGaatcatttttcaatttctttgaTCCACCAAAAGTGAAGAGTCCCGTTTTGAATGATGAAGGtaatgaagaagaggatgaagatgaagaagacgATTTGGAACAAAGATTGGCTTTGGATTATTCGATTGGGGAACAAATCAAGGATAAATTGATTCCTCGAGCTGTGGATTGGTTCACTGGTACTGCCTTGGAATATGAGTACGATAATGAGTATGAAGAAGGGGAGGAAGAGTATGACGAGGAGTATGAAGAGGGAGAAGGAAGTGAGGATGAAGAAGGGGATGATATGGCAGGTGCCGAGGCTCCAGAATGTAAGCAGTCTTGA
- the RPE1 gene encoding ribulose-phosphate 3-epimerase RPE1 (similar to Saccharomyces cerevisiae RPE1 (YJL121C); ancestral locus Anc_1.234), translated as MVKPIIAPSILASDFANLGCDCHRIINAGADWLHIDVMDGHFVPNITLGQPIVTSLRRSVPRPNDTTSDKPKAFFDCHMMVENPETWVDDFVKCGADQFTFHYEATKDPLNLVKLIKSKGIKAACAIKPTTPVDVLYELGAHLDMALVMTVEPGFGGQKFMADMMPKVEALRLKFPNLNIQVDGGLSKDTIPYAAKAGANVIVAGTSVFTASDPQDVISFMKKEVSNEMATRNLLD; from the coding sequence ATGGTTAAACCAATCATTGCTCCAAGTATCTTAGCATCAGATTTCGCAAATTTAGGTTGTGATTGCCATAGAATTATCAATGCAGGTGCAGATTGGTTACATATAGATGTCATGGATGGTCATTTCGTACCAAATATCACTTTAGGTCAACCTATAGTCACCTCGCTACGTCGTTCGGTACCAAGACCAAACGATACCACTTCTGATAAACCAAAGGCATTTTTCGATTGTCATATGATGGTGGAAAACCCAGAAACTTGGGTTGATGATTTTGTTAAATGTGGTGCTGATCAATTCACTTTCCATTACGAAGCCACTAAAGATCCTTTGAATTTGGTTAAATTGATCAAATCCAAGGGTATCAAAGCCGCTTGTGCCATTAAACCAACTACTCCAGTTGATGTTCTTTATGAATTAGGTGCTCATTTGGATATGGCTCTTGTCATGACTGTAGAACCTGGCTTTGGTGGTCAAAAATTTATGGCTGATATGATGCCCAAAGTCGAAGCTCTAAGATTGAAATTCCCCAATTTGAACATCCAAGTAGATGGTGGTTTAAGTAAAGATACTATCCCATATGCTGCCAAAGCTGGGGCAAATGTCATCGTTGCAGGTACAAGTGTCTTCACTGCCTCTGATCCACAAGATGTCATCTCATTTATGAAAAAGGAAGTTTCTAATGAAATGGCTACCagaaatttattagattaa
- the FMP46 gene encoding putative redox protein (similar to Saccharomyces cerevisiae FMP46 (YKR049C); ancestral locus Anc_1.231), translating to MFRTLQQQPRVITLFGCQKILELPKINKLNDLLLKNSLEKKIDFSYSNKFPTLDQLNYMESIDSKTLKHCIPKKDELLSKEVFNPIFSLSIRECEINKNWVKDSIVWVDWEKKLMGNNLKKLISLLEQEK from the coding sequence ATGTTTAGAACTTTACAACAACAACCCAGAGTCATTACATTATTTGGTtgtcaaaaaatattggaattacccaaaataaataaattaaatgatcttcttttaaaaaattcattagaaaagaaaattgattttagttattctaataaattccCCACATTagatcaattaaattatatggAAAGTATTGATTCtaaaactttaaaacaTTGTATCCCCAAgaaagatgaattattaagtAAAGAAGTATTTAAcccaattttttcattaagtATTAGAGAATGTGAAATTAATAAGAATTGGGTTAAAGATTCCATCGTATGGGTTGattgggaaaaaaaattaatggggaataatcttaaaaaattaattagtCTATtagaacaagaaaaatag
- the SPT10 gene encoding Spt10p (similar to Saccharomyces cerevisiae SPT10 (YJL127C); ancestral locus Anc_1.227), producing MDDEHQQFITEAFTSAIDLPTHHHSNDNNINIHHPNNDISNDESQNININNNNNNNNNNNNNNNNNNNNNNNNNNNNNNNNNNNNNNNKNNNINDNNNNDNNTNNQPESTIITSNSDSITTHLQPHTILLRDGETIATMYPIPPKPELLPKDLLTFLLDEFNMEIERGESLPYYETLTMEEFKDIWFLKNGHVCIMVLGEIPELDYSENNDLSDLENNYGTELETIRKTAQYIKRKERRNLNLNIQWEKQCLGIFSLQPAYPGRSSHVVTGTFLVNAGIRGKGIGKTLVETFIEWAKRLGFTSSCFPLVYGSNVGIRRILESLNFKRIGKLPESAILKGYDIPVDSFIYGKEFTHITKSMNFLKDPSRNSDYAKYKRLKYYIDTGKYPNHCDRNEKARLRVSAKSHNVLNGKLMVRGKQVIYNPVEQRQLVMEMHLVDHLGINRLTAKISERYHWKGIKHTVAEVIALCPQCKLRTKDGTGVVVLPNASVHQAHMLPQNTINNQVELDHSVQLSQMAAAVVRTLQDEVNVDSGITPPDLFDKRLNNGTSSNINNNTNNNNINNNTNNNNINNNTNNNNINNNNNNHHNFEKSKTINKNQNFKQTQSKHNHNHNHINNDNNDNNDNNTKHNINSTNDTDSSIMTTQLNDNSQDNSQQDHNTTNDLYSEYSLNTFDKFVEGNRTKKRRTYLDAAASAFAESMRQPTTKYRKLDDSNGNQQHIMGSAEEQLMNNAIMELNEPVLHHVTNSNKNMNDIHTHEDVFKSISPPRSITISKNAYNDDSDGNEDIMNDQDVSPHDGLSYY from the coding sequence ATGGATGATGAACACCAACAATTCATCACTGAAGCATTTACTTCGGCAATCGATCTGCCAACTCATCATcattcaaatgataataacataaatatacatcatccaaataatgatatatcTAATGACGAAtcacaaaatattaatattaataataataataataataataataataataataataataataataataataataataataataataataataataataataataataataataataataataataataataataataagaataataatattaatgacaataacaataacgATAATAACACCAATAATCAACCAGAATCTACAATTATAACTTCAAATAGTGATTCTATAACAACTCATTTACAACCACatacaattttattacGTGATGGTGAAACTATTGCCACGATGTATCCAATACCTCCCAAACCAGAATTATTAccaaaagatttattaacttttttattagacGAGTTTAATATGGAAATAGAAAGAGGAGAAAGTTTACCTTACTATGAAACGTTAACCATggaagaatttaaagatatttggtttttgaaaaatggcCATGTTTGTATAATGGTTCTTGGTGAGATACCAGAATTAGATTATagtgaaaataatgatttatcagatttagaaaataactATGGTACTGAACTTGAAACTATTAGGAAAACTGctcaatatattaaaagaaaagaacGTAGaaatctaaatttaaatatccAATGGGAAAAACAATGCTTAGGCATATTTTCATTACAACCCGCTTACCCAGGCAGATCTTCTCATGTGGTTACAGGAACTTTCTTAGTTAATGCAGGTATTAGAGGTAAGGGGATAGGTAAAACGTTAGTGGAAACATTTATAGAATGGGCCAAAAGATTAGGTTTTACTTCATCTTGTTTCCCATTAGTTTATGGTTCAAATGTAGGAATACGAAGAATTTTAGaaagtttaaattttaaaagaattggCAAATTACCTGAATCTGCAATTTTAAAAGGTTATGATATACCTGTAGATTCGTTTATTTATGGCAAAGAATTTACCCATATTACCAAGAGTATGAATTTCTTAAAAGATCCAAGTAGAAATAGTGATTATGccaaatataaaagattgaaatattatatagaCACAGGGAAATACCCAAATCATTGTGATAGAAATGAAAAGGCAAGATTAAGAGTTTCTGCTAAATCACACAATGTTTTAAATGGTAAATTAATGGTAAGAGGGAAACAAGTTATTTACAATCCTGTAGAACAAAGACAATTAGTTATGGAAATGCATTTAGTAGATCATTTAGGTATTAATCGTTTAACTGCTAAAATATCTGAAAGATATCATTGGAAAGGTATAAAACATACTGTAGCAGAAGTAATTGCATTATGCCCACAATGTAAATTAAGAACTAAAGATGGAACTGGTGTCGTTGTTTTACCAAATGCTTCAGTTCATCAAGCACATATGCTACCACAGaatacaattaataatcaagTAGAATTGGATCATTCTGTTCAATTATCTCAAATGGCAGCCGCAGTTGTACGAACGTTACAAGATGAAGTCAATGTAGATTCAGGAATTACACCTCCTGATTTGTTTGATAAACGACTTAATAATGGTACTTCCAGTAacataaataataacactaacaacaacaatattaataataacactaacaacaacaatattaataataacactaacaacaacaatattaataataacaataataatcatcataattttgaaaaatcaaagacaataaacaaaaatcaaaattttaaacaaaCACAATCAAAACACAATCATAACCATAatcatattaataatgacaataatgacaataatgataataataccaaaCATAATATAAACAGTACTAATGACACCGATTCCTCCATTATGACCACTCAATTAAATGACAATAGTCAAGATAATAGTCAACAGGACCATAATACTACAAATGATTTATATTCAGAGTATTCCTTAAACacttttgataaatttgtaGAGGGTAatagaacaaaaaaaagaagaacaTATTTAGATGCAGCAGCAAGTGCATTCGCCGAATCAATGCGACAACCCACAACAAAGTATAGAAAACTTGATGATAGCAATGGTAATCAACAACATATTATGGGTTCAGCAGAAGAACAATTGATGAATAATGCGATCATGGAGTTAAATGAACCAGTATTACATCATGTtacaaattctaataaaaatatgaacGATATACATACCCATGAAGATGTTTTTAAAAGCATATCTCCACCCAGATCAATCACTATAAGTAAAAATGCTTATAATGACGACAGTGACGGAAACGAAGATATTATGAATGATCAAGACGTTTCTCCCCATGATGGATTAAGCTATTATTAG
- the MCO6 gene encoding Mco6p (similar to Saccharomyces cerevisiae YJL127C-B; ancestral locus Anc_1.226), translating into MAFLVSQIRAIFRNEEDKERQVALSRKAFFQLIGYLGGCVIISYFSHLKQIQDQSFY; encoded by the coding sequence ATGGCATTTCTAGTATCTCAAATTCGAGCCATATTTAGAAACGAAGAGGATAAGGAAAGACAGGTTGCATTGTCAAGGAAAGCATTCTTTCAACTGATAGGCTATTTAGGTGGATGTGTTATTATATCTTACTTTTCTCATTTGAAGCAAATCCAAGATCAATCCTTCTATTGA
- the TBLA0B07820 gene encoding uncharacterized protein (similar to Saccharomyces cerevisiae TRK1 (YJL129C) and TRK2 (YKR050W); ancestral locus Anc_1.224), translated as MNLRRTLSRAPTFASISLEYRKTIGHKFRDLIATCDKSISPIKKYIFPNFIAVHYFYILMLTILTSIMIYPVGGHKYIDILFLSTGATTQGGLNTVDVNSLSLYQQMILYISCTFATPIFIHGFLAFVRLYWFERYFDDIKATSKRDFRLRRTKTILERELTARTMSQNRNRTFSKFGTRTLTRGRSGNSRSEDFQEKLFSGEMVNRDEFQTRDKYHENEENEHIHIRSRNPGGIVFEENHPIRRNRRTGEQFEGRRNSTEITPADMYRSIQMMQNQHHDNDEEDGPALVIKSPTENNRFNNSDISLNRVHSVVYEDSGSTADNIREGSEEDEEQEEDNSEDMSSNENEEEMDDISIVSELSIPRRSFDSNNHLYNDADADADISFSTNTFEASSLVHLADESDNTNQSSRHFLVNNNHDISDDDADEEEEDDDEEEGDGDDNEEEDNIGDELSNEEISKTLNNTSGEEEGALADEDVTIGGYTSGSIQSILSRGLEPLSNYSRNDSLGDAHSNISSINFGSESNSYTNSTNIPSSSITSSEHSKDQASQLDAGPAVTFASNVARPNRRNIEQYTPTAIRNNGPSIQFDVSEPPSTRRRRLSSRNHATDAYISPTRGKHKKKSSKGLFKRIPKGGKIQRRLKKRFTNNSFETPSHIKKSKHTSMSENNGRLHSNTDDMDEYFADNESDENIPHRAEQDYSYSTDAEDEEYDFFSGLQQSQSFDFDNVNSDLSYLAKKRDFQDAVYKNWKAGHKGKNKFSRNWNPSERAQFLHPIRTMTQEFGLNQEQDYDTHGKQNYRRARRPTSVRTQSNTDDDFNFPSRRMSIADTEQGDYTLHFDHDFNLAHPNRALRRRKSYLSYTPTIGRNSTFAGLNKSQRNELGGVEYRAIKLLCIIIAVYYFGFHVCSFVMLVPWISLKPHYKKIVREDGVSPAWWGFFTAMSAFNDLGLTLTPDSMSSFNSAIYPLLVMAWFIIIGNTGFPILLRFIIWILKIFSPDLSQMQESLQFLLDHPRRCFTLLFPSGATWWLTIILVGMNLTDLILFIILDFESNIIKPYSTGTRTLIGFFQGVSTRTAGFSVTDIRHLHPAIQVGYMLMMYISVMPVAISLRRTNVYEEQSLGIYGQGEPDTSDDEGTEEDSEEESDDNNEEEDDDEDDDDEEEEEEEEEEEYEEYDNLSRASSQRTKRKKKKALRKAKKRKRAKEKKAASHIGTHIMMQLSFDLWFLFLGLFIICLCEGGKLKDSTKPDFDIFSVLFEIVSAYGTVGLSLGYPNTNQSFSAQFTTLSKLIIIALLIRGRHRGLPNSVDRAIILPSERMEHNDHVAAMKLQRKGRTESTTDPITLSLRKRVTQLSTGFKNVKGIFPAFNAKEKSPVSDVELQDYNNYNQYDEDQLITEQQQDKRSRKRSRPINADEEDSGSNSLWGNNPNYFTTATNSIDFKPQHWTHSHNGLNNIESPYNSYQSESPRHLE; from the coding sequence ATGAATTTGAGACGAACATTATCCAGAGCTCCGACTTTTGCATCTATATCATTAGAATATAGGAAAACTATTGGCCATAAATTTAGGGATTTAATAGCAACATGTGATAAATCTATTAGCCCTATCAAGAAGTATATTTTTCCAAACTTTATTGCCGTTCActatttctatattttaatgttaACAATCCTTACTTCAATTATGATATACCCAGTAGGTGGTCATAAATATAtcgatattttatttttatcgaCAGGTGCAACAACTCAAGGTGGACTAAACACAGTGGATgttaattctttatctttataCCAACAAATGATTCTCTATATATCATGTACTTTTGCTACTCCAATATTTATCCATGGATTTTTAGCATTCGTAAGATTATATTGGtttgaaagatattttGATGACATTAAAGCAACTTCGAAACGAGATTTCAGATTAAGGAGGACAAAAACCATTCTTGAGAGAGAGTTAACTGCAAGAACAATGTCacaaaatagaaatagaaCATTTAGTAAATTTGGCACACGTACACTTACCAGAGGACGATCTGGTAATTCAAGAAGTGAAGATTTCCaggaaaaattatttagtGGTGAAATGGTTAATAGAGATGAATTTCAAACGAGAGATAAATATcatgaaaatgaagaaaatgaacACATTCATATTCGATCACGTAATCCAGGTGGTATTGTCTTTGAAGAAAATCATCctattagaagaaatagaaGAACAGGTGAACAATTTGAAGGTAGAAGAAATTCTACAGAAATCACACCTGCTGATATGTATAGATCAATACAAATGATGCAAAACCAGCACcatgataatgatgaagaagatggtCCCGCATTGGTAATCAAATCTCCAACAGAGAATAATAGGTTTAATAACAGCGATATCAGTCTCAACCGAGTACATTCTGTTGTATATGAAGATAGTGGTTCTACTGCTGATAATATTAGGGAGGGCTCTGAAGAGGACGAAGAACAAGAAGAGGATAATTCTGAAGATATGTCTAGCAATGAAAATGAGGAAGAAATGGATGACATATCCATCGTCAGTGAACTGTCGATTCCAAGACGCTCATTTGATAGTAACAACCATCTATATAATGATGCTGATGCTGATGCTGATATATCTTTTTCCACAAATACTTTTGAAGCTTCTTCATTGGTACATCTTGCTGATGAAAGTGATAATACTAATCAATCTTCCAGACACTTTCTGGTTAACAATAACCATGATATATCGGATGATGATGCAGatgaagaggaagaagatgatgacgaAGAAGAAGGGGATggtgatgataatgaagagGAAGACAACATAGGCGACGAGTTAAGCAACGAAGAAATTAGTAAGACTCTCAATAATACATCGGGCGAAGAAGAAGGTGCCCTGGCAGATGAAGATGTTACCATAGGTGGATATACGTCAGGATCTATCCAATCCATCTTGAGCAGGGGCCTAGAACCTTTGTCGAATTATTCCCGGAATGACTCTTTGGGTGATGCCCATTCTAATATAAGTAGTATAAATTTTGGATCTGAGTCAAATAGCTACACAAATTCGACTAATATACCTAGCAGTTCCATTACATCATCTGAACATAGCAAGGATCAGGCATCACAATTGGATGCTGGCCCAGCAGTTACATTTGCATCGAATGTAGCCAGACCTAACCGAAGAAATATTGAACAGTATACACCTACTGcaattagaaataatgGTCCTTCTATTCAGTTCGATGTTTCTGAACCTCCTAGTACTCGCAGAAGACGTCTTTCTAGCAGAAATCATGCCACTGACGCATATATTAGTCCAACCAGAGGGAAACATAAGAAAAAATCGTCCAAGGGGCTGTTTAAAAGAATTCCTAAAGGTGGTAAAATCCAAAGGCGACTTAAGAAACGatttacaaataattcattcgAAACGCCATCCCACATAAAGAAATCTAAACATACCTCAATGTctgaaaataatggaaGGCTACATTCCAATACAGATGATATGGATGAGTATTTTGCGGATAATGAGTCTGATGAGAATATTCCTCATCGTGCAGAACAAGACTACAGTTACAGTACCGATGCggaagatgaagaatacgattttttttcaggCCTCCAGCAATCTCAATCATTTGATTTCGACAATGTTAATTCTGATCTTTCTTACCTAGCTAAAAAACGTGATTTTCAAGATGCTGTTTATAAAAACTGGAAAGCTGGCCACAaaggtaaaaataaatttagtAGAAACTGGAATCCTTCAGAGCGTGCCCAATTCTTACATCCCATAAGAACAATGACTCAAGAGTTTGGCCTAAATCAAGAACAAGATTATGATACTCATGGAAAACAAAATTACAGAAGAGCCAGAAGACCGACATCTGTGAGAACACAAAGTAATACAGAtgatgattttaattttcctTCTAGAAGAATGAGTATTGCTGATACAGAACAAGGTGATTATACGTTACATTTTGACCATGATTTTAATCTAGCACATCCCAATAGAGCCTTAAGGAGGAGAAAAAGTTATTTATCCTATACACCAACTATCGGTCGTAACTCGACATTTGCTGGATTGAATAAATCACAAAGGAATGAATTGGGTGGTGTAGAATACAGAgcaataaaattattatgtaTAATTATTGCAGTATATTACTTTGGGTTTCATGTTTGCTCTTTTGTTATGCTAGTGCCTTGGATCTCACTAAAGCCtcattacaaaaaaattgtacGTGAAGATGGTGTTTCACCAGCTTGGTGGGGGTTTTTTACTGCAATGAGTGCGTTTAATGATTTAGGATTAACTTTAACACCTGATTCAATGagttcttttaattctgCCATTTATCCATTATTGGTTATGGCAtggtttattattattggtaataCGGGTTTTCCGATACTGCTAAGATTTATCATTTGgattttaaagatattttcaCCTGATTTATCACAGATGCAAGAAAGCCTTCAATTCTTATTAGATCATCCACGTCGTTGTTTTACATTACTATTTCCAAGCGGTGCTACATGGTGGCTGACAATTATTTTGGTAGGTATGAATTTAACAGATTTAATTCTCTTTATCATCCTCGATTTCGAATCTAACATTATTAAACCATATTCCACAGGTACGAGAACTTTAATTGGGTTTTTCCAGGGGGTCAGCACAAGAACAGCGGGATTTTCTGTAACTGATATACGTCATTTACACCCTGCAATTCAAGTTGGCTATATGCTGATGATGTATATTTCTGTTATGCCTGTTGCAATATCATTAAGAAGAACAAATGTCTACGAAGAACAATCTTTGGGGATCTATGGACAAGGAGAACCTGACACATCGGATGATGAGGGAACCGAAGAAGATTCTGAAGAGGAATCGGACGATAACAATGAAGAAGAGGATGACGACGAAGACGACGACGacgaagaagaagaagaagaagaagaagaagaagagtATGAGGAATATGATAATCTGTCAAGAGCATCTAGTCAGCGAACTAAaaggaagaagaagaaagcTTTAAGAAAAGCTAAAAAGCGTAAAAGAgccaaagaaaaaaaagcagCGTCACATATTGGAACTCATATTATGATGCAATTGTCCTTTGATTTAtggtttttgtttttaggtttatttattatttgtctTTGTGAAGGTGGCAAGTTAAAAGATTCAACAAAACctgattttgatattttttcgGTATTATTCGAGATTGTTAGTGCTTATGGTACTGTTGGACTTTCCCTTGGCTATCCAAATACTAACCAATCCTTTTCTGCGCAATTCACGACATTATCCAAATTAATTATCATTGCATTATTAATTAGAGGTAGACATAGAGGTTTGCCAAATTCCGTCGATCGTGCCATTATTTTACCAAGTGAAAGAATGGAACATAACGATCATGTAGCAGCCATGAAATTACAAAGAAAAGGACGCACTGAATCGACAACCGACCCGATTACTCTAAGTCTCCGTAAGAGAGTTACACAATTATCTACTGGCTTTAAGAATGTGAAGGGTATATTTCCAGCGTTTAACGCCAAAGAAAAGTCACCAGTATCTGATGTAGAATTACaagattataataattataaccAATATGATGAAGATCAATTAATAACCGAACAACAACAAGATAAAAGGAGCAGAAAAAGGTCTCGGCCTATAAATGCcgatgaagaagattctGGGAGTAATAGCTTGTGGGGTAATAATCCTAACTATTTTACAACTGCCACCAATTCAATTGACTTCAAACCACAACATTGGACCCATAGCCATAACGGgctaaataatattgaaagcCCTTATAATTCTTATCAATCAGAAAGTCCTCGCCATTTAGAATGA